DNA sequence from the Vicia villosa cultivar HV-30 ecotype Madison, WI linkage group LG3, Vvil1.0, whole genome shotgun sequence genome:
agatagttcaacaagggaaataaaagaccccatccaacaagtctggtggtggtcgagacatacagactcaaacatcaatccatctgaatataaaacagaggtcctccttgtctgaagtgctcgtcgctccacttcttagtttcatcaaacagtttcttggttgcttctcgatctcttcctttaagaaggctttggatcacctcatctttgcgaaacaaatgcccatccagcttcttgcagcactccctgagttcgtcacatcctttgcattctgggagataatccttctcagatatgtcctccatcattcgatctctgagcttggcattttcttctgttagtcgagtattacggaggtgacttcctttcagttgaGTCTCAATTGCCATTCTTTtagtggtctcttcttccagtttctttttcagattcttcacttcaactctagcatccctttctatcttgagcttataagctttcaagtcttctcggtactctcgcttgagtttctcttctgcctctttcATGGCCCTTTTTAGGATCTTCTGGTGATCCTCAACAATAACAGTAGTGTCTCTTTCACCTTTTTCCgttctagccctcttttgaactctggaagatcctccctTCAGCATTTTGGCTTCGTGTGTCAACTCAACCTTTTTCTGGTCCACAAGACAATGTTTCGGTTGCGCATCTGACTTCTTTTCGTGCCATTGGGTGCTTTCCATATTTACTGGGATGCAATTCTCAGCAGGCATAATGGCAATTGGAACCTTAGGTGGTTGCTTGTACAAAGgattaaccttcgggaaaggcaacagacGATCTTTAACTCTATTTTCAACCCAATCCGTGTAGGCTTGTTTGGCAACGGCATTCTTTTCACCTAGAGAAATCTGATCACTCGTATGGATGTCATTCCAGGCACTCACCACTTTTTCTAAACCTTTTAGATCGGTTCCCTTctcaaagcaaacggattcaaatatctctttgtccaaaggcttgttttcaagtgcaaaacccaattgacgcagcgctagcttaggattataattgataacaCCTTTTGTTCCTATGAGGGGAACATTGTCAAAAGCACCACAACTAGTTATAACCTTCTCTACGTCCATCCCAGTAGGACACCAGACAATGTCATTTCcggtaagccccatgatcctttgaggccatttctgaGTAGAAGTAATGAAAGGACCACTTGTAGGTAGGTGGGACTTAAACCAGGTGTATAACAACGGCAAACAATTTCTTATGGCTCCTCCTTTCCCATATCGAGAGTGAACAGAATAGTACGTATCGGCTAGCAAAGTAGGGACCGGATTCTTCTCCACAAAAAGACATATAGCAGCCagatcaacgaacttgtgaatgttaggGAACATCACGATCCCATAAATCAAAACGGCCAGAAGGGCGTTGAAGGCCTCCCACATCTTTTTGTTAGCCAACTCTCGGGCCTTCTCAACCAAGAAACTCATATAGAAACCCTGAGCGCTACCATTCTTCTTCCAGTTCCCAAGAACGTCttctatgctcaaataaagagcgttggcaatgtTGTCCAGATCAGGTTTCTCTGGGACACAAACGAAAGGAAccttgtgttgaatcttgatattgagaaagtgagagtactcctcgagagtgggagccaactgatagcctgagaaggtgaaacaacgcaagtcaggatcatagaactggagaagagtagataaacCCCATTCGTCGACGTGTGAGTCCAAAAGGGTCAAGATGTTTCCATAATTCTCAGTGAACACAGTTTTATTATGACCAGTGATCAATCCACCCAATTGCCCCAACTGAACCAAGCCTTCGCGATGGAAACTGTAAGTGTGAGTACGCCTTGTAGCTTCTCTGgtagcggtcacgttgttagccatcctggatgaaaagtaataacctcggataccctgaaaaatggcatgcatatgagaaataatactatttttcttcttttttttttctttttttttttttactacatcttttctttcttttcttttctcttttttttttttggaaggtaaatatgccatgatgtaaatgatgcaatggaagtttccccacataggagaagtgtgtGTTGCCTCTGGATAAGATCGGACgttgcaggatcaaaggtccggcataggcacAATGAAACCATGAGAACACAAGTCATCAGCAGAACAGaacggtcaccaacggtacctgtcatgtatatccctccccactcacgggtgtagtctaggtcaaggtaggtcaaaaaagccaacagaggattgaaagtaggcgtaatcatacgatattgcctctttcaaccaagctctgcccgtggatacatgatcggatcaatcagacatacgtcttctgtccgtcatggccactctattcctagttcctaaggtatcactcatggcctgggtattgggccttttacctcatagaacaatcccacccaacctgcaaaacagaacagaagaccccaaggaacacagaatataatccatatgcatgatgtgcaaacagaaataaacatgatatgcaagcagaaaaataaacaagcaagcatatatacaaggtatagacataaaagcaaataaacacccagtaaataaacaaacaaacgcaggctaggatcgactcactaaggatggaccagcaacaggtctagcaacatccccagcagagtcgccagctgtcgcacgctcgcgaaaaatgaacagagtcgccaccaatatatttatcccataagggaaaggaatatcagaaaacctaacaaaggaaggaacagggtcttgcgaccagagaatcaaggtacgggagtcggttacgcaaggggaaggtattagcacccctcgcgcccatcgtactcgatggtatccacctatgtttgtttctatctaaagggtgtataactatgtctatgtctaaatgcgaaatgaatgcaaaatgtagggaaaataaagaattgtactcgcacgggccctaccccgctgcctacgtatccttttcaggaatcagagttaccgtagctcggctaaagattttctgtttgtttttgtgttttttagttgggcggcgttaacgctcacgctcttgcacaaggggacagcctaggatgcaatggagcggagataacttgcccttaagaaaggagaaaaagagattggtttgtatcttttacgggtaattccatgatgacgagaacccactacaaggtctcgcatcacttcctcacttttgttttaagtctgaacatttattaggttttttgaagtgtttttggttggtgtttttttaagggattttaactttgtgacttggatcataccaaaaagagttttgttttgcatatttagagaatacacatcgaggcctacaccacgatcgtttctctaaataacggttaagaaatacatcgaggcttcacacctcaatcacttcttctccgctaagtaaaggagatacaaaaagtttttagtgaatatttagagaatgcacatcgaggcctacaccacgatcgtttctctaaacaacggttaagaaatacgtcgaagcttcacacttcaaccatttcttctccgctaagtaggaaagaacatacatcggggcctacg
Encoded proteins:
- the LOC131658002 gene encoding uncharacterized protein LOC131658002, translating into MANNVTATREATRRTHTYSFHREGLVQLGQLGGLITGHNKTVFTENYGNILTLLDSHVDEWEKPDLDNIANALYLSIEDVLGNWKKNGSAQGFYMSFLVEKARELANKKMWEAFNALLAVLIYGIVMFPNIHKFVDLAAICLFVEKNPVPTLLADTYYSVHSRYGKGGAIRNCLPLLYTWFKSHLPTSGPFITSTQKWPQRIMGLTGNDIVWCPTGMDVEKGTDLKGLEKVVSAWNDIHTSDQISLGEKNAVAKQAYTDWVENRVKDRLLPFPKVNPLYKQPPKVPIAIMPAENCIPVNMESTQWHEKKSDAQPKHCLVDQKKVELTHEAKMLKGGSSRVQKRARTEKVSVLEEASVEMDFRSVISVKIRVKRGPFRVSLGTLNRDHGDALPEKKTGGSLRRLIYLSLL